The Pseudomonas sp. FP198 genomic interval TAGCGCACGCGTTTGCGCTTTATCGCGCCGGATGCATGTCGGCGCTCGGTCAACCTGTGAGGTCTTCAAGATGACAAAAGTCGTCGATTTGTATTTCAAGCTGCTGAAGCTGCTGATTGTCCTGTGCATGGTCGCGATGATCGTGCTGGTGTTCGGCAACGTCGTGCTGCGCTATGCGTTCAACTCCGGCATCAGCGTTTCGGAAGAACTGTCGCGCTGGTTCTTCGTCTGGATGATTTTCCTCGGCGCCCTGGTGGCGCTCAAGGACCGCGCCCATCTGGGCATGAACAGCCTGGTCAAGCGCTTGCCGCCCGCCGGCAAGCGTGCCTGCCTGGTCATTAGCCATTTGCTGATGCTGTATATCTGCGGCTTG includes:
- a CDS encoding TRAP transporter small permease, which translates into the protein MTKVVDLYFKLLKLLIVLCMVAMIVLVFGNVVLRYAFNSGISVSEELSRWFFVWMIFLGALVALKDRAHLGMNSLVKRLPPAGKRACLVISHLLMLYICGLIVSGSWQQAVINLDVVAPASGLSMALFYAAGLVFGVSATVILLYELYLALFGKLADDELVMVAASDASAINHDTLKGSRP